A part of Onthophagus taurus isolate NC chromosome 7, IU_Otau_3.0, whole genome shotgun sequence genomic DNA contains:
- the LOC111420645 gene encoding ephrin-A1-like, translating into MMIMKTSTMNWQTCNRMSRMALTTLLILLLLDGIVDATQPSNAKFYTIHWNSSNPIFRIDNTDNVIDVNRDNSKFEFDQVNLICPVYTPHTKNEDDMEKYIIYNVSKDEYETCRITNPNPRIIAVCDKPYKLMYFTITFRPFTPQPGGLEFLPGHDYYFISTSTSDDLHRRIGGRCSTHNMKMVFKVWAPAAYDTTIKQQQQPSVTITRPVWSSIPPMLRTPSTISTTVSTTTTSTSSTSTMSTTKKFKTYDKHPNDVLKSEELTLSAHSCHASTVVFIAMLAIIFALR; encoded by the coding sequence atgatgataatgaaaaCATCAACGATGAATTGGCAAACGTGCAACAGAATGAGTAGAATGGCATTAACAACCCttctaatattattattattagatggAATCGTAGACGCTACTCAACCGAGCAACGCAAAATTTTACACGATTCATTGGAACTCGTCTAACCCAATTTTCAGAATAGACAACACCGATAACGTGATCGACGTAAATCGAGACAATTCGAAATTCGAATTCGATCAAGTCAACTTAATTTGTCCCGTTTACACACCACACACAAAAAACGAAGACGATAtggaaaaatatattatttataacgttTCGAAAGATGAATACGAAACGTGTCGGATAACGAATCCTAATCCTCGGATAATAGCAGTTTGCGATAAGCCGTATAAACTAATGTATTTTACGATTACTTTTAGGCCTTTTACACCGCAACCTGGTGGTTTAGAATTTTTACCTGGCcatgattattattttatatcaacGTCGACTTCCGACGATCTTCATCGAAGAATCGGGGGGCGTTGTTCAACCCACAACATGAAAATGGTGTTTAAAGTTTGGGCGCCCGCCGCTTACGatacaacaataaaacaacaacaacaaccatCCGTGACAATTACAAGACCAGTCTGGTCTTCAATACCACCTATGCTGAGAACACCATCCACGATCTCAACGACCGTTTCAACGACGACGACATCCACATCTTCAACTTCGACGATGAGTACCacgaagaaatttaaaacttacgaTAAACATCCGAATGATGTCTTAAAAAGTGAAGAACTCACTTTGAGTGCTC